From the Cupriavidus necator N-1 genome, one window contains:
- a CDS encoding DUF2958 domain-containing protein: protein MNQPLITVEQREQLLANGRAYATGHASDPLPVVRLFTPDAHATWVLAALDPADGDTAYGLCDVGIGMPELGHVKLSDLASIVGPLKKPILRDLYFRPNRPLSAYAQLAQVDGSIPD from the coding sequence ATGAATCAACCCCTGATCACCGTCGAACAACGCGAGCAACTGCTCGCAAACGGCCGCGCGTACGCAACCGGCCACGCCAGCGACCCGCTGCCCGTGGTGCGGCTGTTTACCCCTGACGCGCATGCGACATGGGTCTTGGCCGCGCTCGACCCCGCCGATGGCGACACCGCATACGGTTTGTGCGACGTGGGTATCGGCATGCCCGAACTGGGCCATGTGAAGCTGTCCGACCTGGCATCCATCGTTGGACCGCTCAAAAAGCCGATTCTTCGCGACCTGTACTTCCGGCCAAACCGACCGCTTTCGGCGTATGCGCAGCTGGCGCAGGTTGACGGTTCGATCCCCGACTGA
- a CDS encoding MFS transporter, whose translation MNPQQEPHVNLLSVPGGALPAPARTLAARDYKTLGLAALGGTLEFYDFVIYVFFVTVLGALFFPPNMPDWLRQLQTFGIFAAGYLARPLGGIVIAHFGDRLGRKRMFTLSILLMAAPTLMIGLLPTYASIGVAAPLLLLAMRVLQGAAIGGEMPGAWVFVGEHVPSRHYGFGIGTLTSGITGGILLGSLVAVAINRHYTPEQVSDFAWRIPFILGGVFGLVSVYLRRFLHETPVFRELAERSNLARELPIRTVLREHRSASLFVALLTWVLSTSIVVVVLYTPAYLQKVHHIPAALALETNAFATLALTIGCVIVGWASDRIGTRAVMLIGWGGLFVTAYLFYDSLPGTPGTLFWHYGLLGLFVGTIATVPIAGVRAFPAPVRFTGLSFAYNMSYAVFGGVTPMILTLWLQHDAMAPAHYVAVLAAVGLSLALWPLAKCGHAMRNGVASTAGQVSR comes from the coding sequence GTGAATCCACAACAAGAACCGCATGTGAATCTCCTGAGCGTACCGGGCGGCGCCTTACCCGCACCGGCGCGCACGCTGGCTGCTCGCGACTACAAGACCTTGGGTCTTGCCGCCCTCGGCGGCACGCTCGAATTCTATGACTTCGTCATCTACGTCTTCTTCGTCACGGTACTGGGCGCGCTATTCTTCCCGCCCAACATGCCAGATTGGCTGCGACAACTGCAGACGTTCGGCATTTTCGCCGCCGGCTACCTGGCACGCCCGCTGGGCGGCATCGTGATCGCCCACTTTGGTGACCGGCTTGGCCGCAAGCGCATGTTCACGCTGTCGATCTTGCTGATGGCCGCGCCCACGCTGATGATCGGCCTGCTGCCCACCTACGCCAGCATCGGCGTCGCGGCACCGCTGCTGCTGCTGGCGATGCGCGTGCTGCAGGGCGCGGCCATCGGTGGCGAGATGCCTGGTGCCTGGGTGTTTGTCGGCGAACACGTGCCGAGCCGGCACTACGGTTTCGGCATCGGGACCCTGACCTCGGGCATCACGGGTGGCATCCTGCTGGGTTCGCTCGTGGCGGTCGCCATCAATCGCCACTACACGCCTGAGCAGGTGAGCGATTTCGCCTGGCGCATCCCTTTTATCCTGGGCGGCGTCTTCGGACTTGTGTCGGTGTACCTGCGCCGGTTTCTTCATGAGACCCCCGTGTTCCGCGAGTTGGCTGAGCGCAGCAATCTGGCGCGCGAACTCCCGATCCGCACCGTGCTGCGCGAGCACCGCTCGGCCAGTCTGTTCGTCGCATTGCTGACCTGGGTACTTTCTACCTCTATCGTCGTGGTGGTGCTGTACACGCCCGCCTACCTACAGAAGGTGCACCACATTCCCGCCGCGCTTGCGCTCGAGACCAATGCCTTCGCTACACTCGCGCTGACCATCGGCTGCGTGATCGTCGGTTGGGCGAGCGACCGCATTGGCACCCGCGCCGTCATGCTGATCGGCTGGGGTGGCCTGTTCGTGACCGCTTACCTCTTCTACGACAGCCTGCCCGGCACGCCTGGCACGCTGTTCTGGCACTACGGACTGCTGGGTCTGTTCGTCGGCACCATCGCCACTGTGCCGATTGCCGGCGTGCGTGCCTTTCCGGCACCGGTGCGGTTCACCGGTCTCTCGTTTGCCTACAACATGTCTTACGCAGTCTTTGGCGGCGTCACGCCGATGATCCTCACGCTGTGGCTACAGCACGACGCAATGGCGCCGGCTCACTATGTGGCAGTACTGGCAGCTGTCGGCCTCTCGCTAGCGCTCTGGCCCCTCGCCAAATGCGGCCATGCCATGCGCAATGGCGTGGCCAGCACGGCTGGCCAAGTCAGTCGATAA
- a CDS encoding helix-turn-helix domain-containing protein: MEKTIYTEQYGHMLAALRSAREAAKLTQIQLAEKLDAPQSFVSKCERGERRLDVIELRLWCAALGVSLSEFVTSLEQAIARSKGR; encoded by the coding sequence ATGGAAAAGACGATCTACACGGAGCAATACGGCCACATGCTCGCAGCCCTTCGTTCAGCCAGAGAAGCGGCGAAGCTCACCCAGATTCAACTTGCTGAGAAGTTGGATGCTCCGCAGTCGTTCGTGAGCAAATGTGAACGCGGAGAGCGAAGATTGGACGTCATCGAGTTGCGGCTCTGGTGCGCCGCTCTCGGTGTATCGCTGAGCGAGTTCGTCACCAGTCTTGAACAGGCGATTGCCCGTTCCAAAGGGCGCTGA
- a CDS encoding helix-turn-helix domain-containing protein, with product MNATENTPPVRLLTPAELAVCIKVFRDARQWTQEQLAVIAGLNVRTVQRVEQGWPAGPDICRALASAFDFLDIDALNKPFAIPPEDELKAAQEQFDREHVTFAAIRLTTGKQLAELAQTSTMDMSELAFEMGGEADKRFAALMEYFRNYRDALDAYTEAEKREASDTMQANIDVLKTLGVSLCYAERQVLLKGSSDPDRPMPANVLYVIGFPLGKEPKLFATPTSVDIRL from the coding sequence ATGAATGCAACGGAAAACACGCCACCAGTACGCCTACTGACTCCCGCCGAGCTGGCTGTCTGCATCAAGGTATTCCGCGACGCCCGGCAATGGACGCAAGAGCAGCTAGCCGTGATCGCAGGACTCAACGTGCGGACCGTTCAGCGCGTCGAACAAGGCTGGCCCGCTGGCCCCGACATCTGCCGGGCGCTGGCTAGCGCGTTCGATTTCCTGGACATCGACGCGCTTAACAAGCCATTCGCGATTCCACCAGAAGACGAACTCAAGGCAGCGCAGGAACAGTTCGACCGGGAGCACGTCACCTTCGCGGCGATTCGGCTGACCACGGGTAAGCAGTTGGCGGAGCTGGCGCAGACCAGCACGATGGACATGTCGGAGCTGGCCTTCGAAATGGGCGGCGAAGCGGACAAACGCTTCGCCGCACTGATGGAATATTTCCGCAACTACCGCGATGCCCTGGACGCCTATACCGAAGCAGAGAAGCGCGAGGCGTCGGACACGATGCAAGCCAACATCGATGTGCTCAAGACCCTTGGCGTTTCGCTCTGCTATGCCGAGCGCCAAGTGCTGCTGAAGGGAAGCTCGGACCCGGACAGGCCAATGCCAGCTAACGTCCTGTACGTGATCGGGTTTCCGCTCGGCAAGGAACCCAAGCTATTCGCCACGCCAACTTCCGTTGATATCCGTCTGTAG
- a CDS encoding DUF3158 family protein, translating to MAQPAFQRLEHVAYLKGLLQPFKGKGESGGLDQPMTWRCAPA from the coding sequence CTGGCACAGCCGGCCTTCCAACGGCTGGAACACGTAGCCTACCTAAAAGGCCTTTTACAACCTTTTAAAGGTAAGGGAGAGTCTGGAGGCCTTGACCAGCCAATGACTTGGCGCTGCGCGCCAGCTTGA
- a CDS encoding DUF736 family protein, translating to MPAATYIGAAWKSVSQSERSYPSVTIGDPSLRRRSTFV from the coding sequence ATCCCTGCGGCCACGTACATTGGGGCGGCGTGGAAGAGCGTTAGCCAGTCCGAGCGATCCTACCCGTCCGTGACCATCGGTGATCCCTCGCTCCGGCGACGATCTACGTTCGTCTGA